From the genome of Streptomyces puniciscabiei:
TGAGCGCCACCGCCCGGGTGCGGGACACCCGCGCGGCCCGCGGATCGCCGTGCGCCCGCACGGCCTGCGCGTACGCCTCGGCCGCGAACAGCAGGAAGCCGCGCTGTTCCAGGGCCGCGGCGGCCCGGTCGAGTCCGGCACCGTCCTGTCCCGCCAGCGCCTCGGAATGCATCGCGAACACACTCCCCGCCGGGAGCCGTCCGGCGGCCCGCTCGGGGTCACCGAGGCGTACGGCGTCGTACCGGGCGTACACGTCATCGTCCCCGCTCTGCAGCAACTCGCCCTCGGCTGCGCGGAGTTCCGCATGGCATCCCTGGTCTCCCGGCGCCCCCCGCAGCCCTTCCCGCGCCCAGGCGGCGGCGTCGCGGACCTCCCCCCGCAGCCGCGCGAACCGGGCCCGGACGGCGGCGTAGCCGGCCGGGAGCACCGCGCCCCGGGCCACCAGCCACTCCCCCACCGGAGTCGCCACCTCCCGGACATCCAGCCGCTCGATCCGCCGTACCAGCAGGCGCTCTTCGGCCTCCAGAGCGGATGCGTGCGAGGGGGGCGCGCCCGCCAGCCGGCGTGCCCGCAGCCGTCCGGCCGTGGCCCGCAGGGCCGGCCCGTGCAGCGGATGCGCCAGAGCGACCGCACCCTGATCGTCGACGCGGATCAGCCCGTCCGTCTCCAGACGCTCCAGGACATCCAGATCGAGGCCGTCCAGGGAGTGCGACAGCGGCTCGGCGAACGCGAGGCGCTCGAGGACGTCCCGTTCACCGGGGTCGGAGCGATCGAGCACGGGCCCGAGCCGCTCACGTACGGCCGCGGTGACCGGCAGCGCCCCCCGCCAGGCCCGCTCGTCCGTGCCGGGCACGGGAACCAGGCTCCCGGCGCTGCCCAGCGCGGCGACCAGGTCGCGCAGCAGCCGCAGATCGCCCCGGCACATCCGGTGCAGGCGGCGGACGGTGAGCGGTTCCAGCCCGGCGGTGGCGAGCAGACGGGCGACGTCCTCGCGGGGCAGCGGTTCGAGGGCCAGCCGGGGCAGCAGTTCCCCGCTCCACAGCCGGGACACCGCGCCGGGCGTGGGCGCGCCGTCCACCGCGGCCACGACGAGCCGGGTGCGGCCGTGCACGGCCAGCTGGTGGACGAGGGCGGCGGAGGCCTCGTCCAGCAGATGGGCGTCGTCCACGACGAGGAGCCGTACGCCGGACAGGATGCGCACCGCGCGGTGCGGCGGGACGGTGTCGGGCAGCAGGTGGGCGAACGCCGCGAAGGGCAGGTGCCGGGCCTCGGGCGTGCCGGTGACCAGGGCGTGTTCCGTGCCCCGGAGCGCCTCGGTGATCAGCCGGGTCTTGCCGTGGCCGGCCGGTGCGGTCACCACGATCCCGTGCCGGCCACCGGCCGACGCCCCGCGCACCAGCTCCAGTTCGTCGTCCCGGCCGGTGAACGGCCAGGGCAGCTCCAGCGTCCTCGCGTCCTGCTCGTAAGTCCTCACATCATGCAGAGCGGGCGTACTCAGGTTTGATACAGGGCGACTTGAGTAGCCCCCGACTCAGGCGCCCGGCTCCGGCCGGCTGGCACCCTGGACCGGTCGGCGCCGCTCCGCCTCGGGCCCGGCGAGCACTCGCCAGGGGCCGCCGC
Proteins encoded in this window:
- a CDS encoding helix-turn-helix transcriptional regulator; protein product: MRTYEQDARTLELPWPFTGRDDELELVRGASAGGRHGIVVTAPAGHGKTRLITEALRGTEHALVTGTPEARHLPFAAFAHLLPDTVPPHRAVRILSGVRLLVVDDAHLLDEASAALVHQLAVHGRTRLVVAAVDGAPTPGAVSRLWSGELLPRLALEPLPREDVARLLATAGLEPLTVRRLHRMCRGDLRLLRDLVAALGSAGSLVPVPGTDERAWRGALPVTAAVRERLGPVLDRSDPGERDVLERLAFAEPLSHSLDGLDLDVLERLETDGLIRVDDQGAVALAHPLHGPALRATAGRLRARRLAGAPPSHASALEAEERLLVRRIERLDVREVATPVGEWLVARGAVLPAGYAAVRARFARLRGEVRDAAAWAREGLRGAPGDQGCHAELRAAEGELLQSGDDDVYARYDAVRLGDPERAAGRLPAGSVFAMHSEALAGQDGAGLDRAAAALEQRGFLLFAAEAYAQAVRAHGDPRAARVSRTRAVALTRRCQGARTPALAGLVLGELTARQRQIVSLAAEGLSNREIAERLTLSVRTVGNHLYSAYSRLGTGDRGALPWLCESA